A stretch of Allostreptomyces psammosilenae DNA encodes these proteins:
- the rplU gene encoding 50S ribosomal protein L21, translating into MYAIVRSGGRQHKVAVGDVIEVDRLQAQAGDSVELKTLLVVDGDSVTSDPWVLDGVTVRAEVVGETKGDKIDILKYKNKTGYRKRLGHRQKYTALKVTGIETGK; encoded by the coding sequence GTGTACGCGATCGTCCGTAGCGGCGGCAGGCAGCACAAGGTCGCTGTCGGCGATGTCATCGAGGTCGACCGGCTCCAGGCCCAGGCAGGCGACTCGGTCGAACTGAAGACGCTCCTCGTGGTCGACGGTGACTCGGTCACGAGTGACCCGTGGGTCCTTGACGGCGTGACGGTCCGGGCCGAGGTCGTCGGCGAGACCAAGGGCGACAAGATCGACATCCTCAAGTACAAGAACAAGACCGGCTACCGCAAGCGCCTCGGCCACCGCCAGAAGTACACGGCGCTCAAGGTCACCGGCATCGAGACCGGGAAGTAG
- the rpmA gene encoding 50S ribosomal protein L27, with the protein MAHKKGASSTRNGRDSNAQRLGVKRFGGQVVNAGEIIVRQRGTHFHPGANVGRGGDDTLFALSAGAVQFGSRRGRRVVNIVPAGE; encoded by the coding sequence ATGGCACACAAGAAGGGCGCCTCCTCCACCCGGAACGGGCGCGACTCCAACGCTCAGCGTCTCGGCGTCAAGCGCTTCGGCGGCCAGGTCGTCAACGCCGGCGAGATCATCGTCCGCCAGCGCGGCACCCACTTCCACCCGGGTGCCAACGTCGGCCGCGGCGGCGACGACACCCTGTTCGCCCTGTCCGCCGGTGCGGTGCAGTTCGGCAGCCGTCGTGGCCGCCGAGTGGTGAACATCGTCCCGGCCGGCGAGTGA
- the obgE gene encoding GTPase ObgE, producing MTTFVDRVVLHAAAGNGGHGCASVHREKFKPLGGPDGGNGGRGGDVVLVVDPGVTTLLEYHHSPHRAATNGKPGMGGHRSGADGQDLVLPVPNGTVVKRVRTKRDGTTEEETVADLIGAGTRFVLAQGGRGGLGNAALASPRRKAPGFALLGEPGRSGDYVLELKTVADVALVGYPSAGKSSLISVLSAARPKIADYPFTTLVPNLGVVTAGSTVYTIADVPGLIPGASRGKGLGLEFLRHVERCSVLVHVLDCATLEPDRDPISDLDVIEAELAAYGGLNDRPRVVVLNKVDVPDARDLAELVRPELEERGLRVFEVSAVAHDGLKELSFALAGIVAEARAAAPVEEPTRIVLRPKAVDDAGFTVTAEDGFFRVRGEKPERWVRQTDFSNDEAVGYLADRLARLGVEEELFAVGAKAGAEVVIGDDDDAVVFDWEPTMAAGAELLGPRGTDLRLELEDRRPSRAEKRGSHRDED from the coding sequence GTGACCACCTTCGTCGACCGCGTCGTCCTGCATGCCGCGGCGGGTAACGGCGGCCACGGCTGCGCCTCCGTCCACCGCGAGAAGTTCAAGCCGCTCGGCGGTCCCGACGGCGGCAACGGCGGGCGCGGAGGCGACGTCGTGCTCGTCGTCGATCCCGGCGTCACCACCCTGCTGGAGTACCACCACTCCCCGCACCGCGCCGCCACCAACGGCAAGCCCGGCATGGGCGGCCACCGCAGCGGCGCCGACGGGCAGGACCTGGTGCTGCCCGTGCCCAACGGCACCGTCGTCAAGCGGGTGCGCACCAAGCGCGACGGCACCACCGAGGAGGAGACCGTCGCCGACCTGATCGGCGCCGGCACCCGGTTCGTGCTGGCCCAGGGCGGCCGCGGCGGCCTCGGCAACGCCGCGCTGGCCTCCCCCCGACGCAAGGCCCCCGGCTTCGCCCTGCTCGGCGAGCCGGGCCGCTCCGGCGACTACGTGCTGGAGCTGAAGACCGTCGCCGACGTCGCCCTGGTCGGCTACCCCAGCGCCGGCAAGTCCTCGCTGATCTCCGTGCTCTCCGCCGCCCGGCCCAAGATCGCCGACTACCCGTTCACCACCCTGGTGCCCAACCTCGGGGTGGTCACCGCCGGCTCCACCGTCTACACCATCGCCGACGTGCCCGGCCTGATCCCCGGCGCCAGCCGCGGCAAGGGGCTGGGGCTGGAGTTCCTGCGGCACGTGGAGCGGTGCAGCGTGCTGGTGCACGTCCTGGACTGCGCGACGCTGGAGCCGGACCGCGACCCGATCTCCGACCTGGACGTCATCGAGGCCGAGCTCGCCGCGTACGGCGGCCTGAACGACCGGCCGCGGGTGGTCGTGCTCAACAAGGTGGACGTGCCCGACGCCCGGGACCTCGCCGAGCTGGTGCGGCCGGAGCTGGAGGAGCGGGGCCTGCGGGTCTTCGAGGTCTCCGCCGTGGCCCACGACGGCTTGAAGGAGCTCTCCTTCGCCCTGGCCGGCATCGTCGCGGAGGCGCGCGCCGCCGCGCCGGTGGAGGAGCCGACCCGGATCGTGCTGCGCCCGAAGGCGGTGGACGACGCCGGGTTCACCGTCACCGCGGAGGACGGCTTCTTCCGGGTGCGCGGCGAGAAGCCGGAGCGCTGGGTGCGGCAGACCGACTTCAGCAACGACGAGGCCGTCGGCTACCTCGCGGACCGGCTGGCCCGCCTCGGCGTGGAGGAGGAGCTGTTCGCGGTGGGCGCCAAGGCCGGCGCCGAGGTGGTCATCGGTGACGACGACGACGCCGTGGTGTTCGACTGGGAGCCGACCATGGCGGCCGGCGCCGAACTGCTCGGCCCGCGCGGCACCGACCTGCGGCTGGAGCTGGAGGACCGTCGGCCCAGCCGCGCCGAGAAGCGCGGATCCCACCGCGACGAGGACTGA
- a CDS encoding TIGR03936 family radical SAM-associated protein has product MQRIRLRHTKRGRLRFTSHRDFQRAFERALRRAEVPMAYSAGFTPHPKISFAGAAPTGTASEAEYLEIALAERRDPEALRALLDESLPTGLDILEAVEAHTPGFTDRLEASVWRLVLPKVTRPEAEDAVRAFLARPHVEVERLTKNGVRAFDARGAVLELTVTEAEKESGENGPDPSGCAILRLVVRHSTPAVRPDDVLSGLRAAAGLALPVPAEVTRLAQGPLDTETGEVTDPLAPDREAAAQTAAAHGAG; this is encoded by the coding sequence GTGCAGCGCATCCGACTGCGCCACACCAAACGCGGGCGGCTGCGGTTCACCAGCCACCGGGACTTCCAGCGTGCCTTCGAGCGCGCGCTGCGCCGGGCCGAGGTGCCCATGGCGTACTCCGCCGGGTTCACCCCGCACCCGAAGATCTCCTTCGCGGGCGCGGCGCCGACCGGCACCGCGAGCGAGGCGGAGTACCTGGAGATCGCCCTCGCCGAGCGGCGTGACCCGGAGGCCCTGCGGGCACTGCTCGACGAATCACTGCCGACCGGGCTCGACATCCTCGAAGCCGTCGAGGCGCACACGCCCGGGTTCACCGACCGGCTCGAAGCCTCGGTGTGGCGCCTGGTCCTGCCGAAGGTCACCCGACCGGAGGCGGAGGACGCCGTCCGCGCCTTCCTGGCCCGGCCCCACGTGGAGGTCGAGCGCCTCACCAAGAACGGTGTGCGCGCCTTCGACGCCCGGGGTGCCGTGCTGGAGCTGACGGTGACCGAGGCGGAGAAGGAATCGGGGGAGAACGGGCCGGATCCGTCCGGCTGTGCGATACTGCGGCTGGTTGTACGGCATTCCACACCCGCCGTACGGCCAGACGACGTCCTGTCCGGCCTCCGCGCGGCGGCCGGCCTGGCGCTGCCGGTCCCCGCTGAGGTGACCCGGCTGGCGCAGGGGCCGCTCGACACGGAGACCGGCGAGGTGACCGATCCGTTGGCGCCGGATCGCGAGGCCGCGGCACAGACGGCCGCGGCCCACGGCGCCGGATAG
- the nadD gene encoding nicotinate-nucleotide adenylyltransferase gives MTEQSAPAPAPGSRGLAPIPGRKARRLGVMGGTFDPIHHGHLVAASEVAAMFHLDEVVFVPTGQPWQKSDRTVTPAEDRYLMTVIATASNPQFSVSRIDIDRGGPTYTSDTLRDLRAERGPDTQLFFITGADAMSQIFSWRDPQDLFGLAHFIGCTRPGHVLKDPGFPEGGVSLVEVPALAISSTDCRERVAQGLPVWYLVPDGVVRYINKRELYRGEA, from the coding sequence ATGACCGAGCAGTCGGCGCCGGCACCGGCACCCGGTAGTCGGGGGCTCGCTCCCATCCCGGGGCGCAAGGCGAGGCGCCTGGGCGTGATGGGTGGCACGTTCGACCCCATCCACCACGGGCACCTGGTGGCGGCCAGTGAGGTCGCGGCGATGTTCCACCTGGACGAGGTGGTGTTCGTGCCGACCGGCCAGCCCTGGCAGAAGAGCGACCGCACCGTCACCCCGGCGGAGGACCGCTACCTGATGACGGTCATCGCGACGGCCTCGAACCCGCAGTTCTCGGTCAGCCGGATCGACATCGACCGGGGCGGCCCCACCTACACCAGTGACACCCTGCGCGACCTGCGCGCCGAGCGCGGCCCGGACACCCAGCTGTTCTTCATCACCGGCGCCGACGCCATGTCACAGATCTTCTCCTGGCGCGACCCGCAGGACCTGTTCGGCCTGGCCCACTTCATCGGCTGCACCCGGCCGGGCCACGTCCTGAAGGACCCGGGCTTCCCGGAGGGCGGCGTCTCCCTGGTGGAAGTTCCCGCGCTTGCCATCTCCTCCACGGACTGCCGTGAGAGGGTTGCCCAGGGCCTGCCCGTCTGGTACCTCGTTCCCGACGGCGTGGTGCGCTACATCAACAAGCGGGAGCTGTACCGGGGAGAGGCGTGA
- a CDS encoding Rne/Rng family ribonuclease, whose amino-acid sequence MLDNTEPHGPGDGESTPTRSAVPNEDNTTNSAAGESTPPAEGARKAAPRRRRAATRPAGPPAVSAEPTTPTEPAAAEPAAVAPAAAEPVAAEEKPKRTRRTRKRVEPEPVAPAAAEAELPGAGVEPAGAEPAAVEQVAAEQVAAEPAVEEKPKRTRRTRKRVEAEPVAPAAAEAELPGAGVEPAGAEPAAVEQVAAEQVAAEPAVEEKPKRTRRTRKRVETEPAAEVSAPTEPAAEPAAAEPAAVEQVAAEQVAAEPAVEEKPKRTRRTRKRVEAEPAAEVAEPVAAAEPAAAEPVAEAAEVPAVEAEAEAAEVPETEEEPEQPVEPEAAEPQPEPEPQPEAAPARRPRRAVRPVTALFQPPVFQAPAPVEVPQPAPAPSATEEERQRAEAAESYRAEDEREDHEEEETAERGRRRRRGGRRRRRGGEAPEEVETAETEEAGAEAAAEEGPEQPAERVRTRRRRGAAEPAEAAERAEGDEDESVEAGEYLESEEEAAGYEEEAEVVGGTGSRRRRRRRRRGGEAQLEERATDDPERTVVKVREPRRRREEPAETVDEVRSIKGSTRLEAKKQRRREGREQGRRRVPIITEAEFLARRESVERVMVVRQAGERTQIGVLEDGVLVEHYVNKEQSSSYVGNVYLGRVQNVLPSMEAAFVDIGKGRNAVLYAGEVNFDAVGVKGHGPRRIEAALKSGQPVLVQVTKDPIGHKGARLTSQVSLPGRYLVYVPEGSMTGISRKLPDTERARLKQILKKVVPDDAGVIVRTAAEGASEEELTRDVERLQAQWEEIKRKAETANAPALLYGEPDMTVRVVRDIFNEDFSKVIVSGDGAWETVHGYVSHVAPDLVDRLQKWTSEVDVFATYRIDEQLMKALDRKVWLPSGGSLVIDRTEAMVVIDVNTGKFTGQGGNLEETVTRNNLEAAEEIVRQLRLRDLGGIIVVDFIDMVLESNRDLVLRRLLECLGRDRTKHQVAEVTSLGLVQMTRKRVGQGLLESFSETCDHCNGRGVLLRMGPGGVPTAAGVGGAAAAVAAGGKRKRKKGAQPQEQPERVVAEVEAPAEAEEAVAEVAAEAPEVTEAPAAAQPPAAVAEPVSAPEFVSEPEPAAAAGAVKPVEAGRPTRGRRRAARRAMAPAGSPSGAPSTPVVVVVDSTPRAAREEAPAEAAEADIATVAEAAPPAPVPAPAQAEPEPAREDEGAPEPAVVAPAAVTPGVPTEATEAEPATAVAPGAEQAEVEQAEAAPAEAEQAEAPARKAPARKTAAKKAATAKKTAAKKTAAKKTVAKKAPARRTAAAKVAAAEQAAGDQAVAELPAVSETAGAPAEAVAAPAAPAEPSGAEPAAPEAPTPAEVPAGAEAAEAAEPAARKAPARKTAARKTTAKKAAPAAKKAAAKKTPARRTAKKAAPAATESTDAPAEAGAEVEAGSTTRAGGEPA is encoded by the coding sequence ATGCTCGACAACACCGAGCCGCACGGCCCGGGGGACGGCGAGAGCACGCCGACCCGGTCCGCCGTGCCGAACGAGGACAACACCACCAACAGCGCGGCCGGGGAGAGCACCCCGCCCGCCGAGGGCGCGCGCAAGGCCGCCCCGCGCCGCCGCCGCGCGGCGACCCGCCCCGCCGGACCACCCGCGGTGAGCGCCGAGCCGACCACCCCGACCGAGCCCGCCGCGGCCGAGCCAGCCGCCGTGGCACCGGCCGCCGCCGAGCCGGTGGCCGCGGAGGAGAAGCCGAAGCGCACCCGGCGCACCCGCAAGCGGGTGGAGCCGGAGCCGGTGGCGCCGGCCGCCGCCGAGGCCGAGCTGCCGGGGGCCGGTGTGGAGCCGGCCGGAGCCGAGCCCGCCGCCGTGGAGCAGGTTGCCGCTGAGCAGGTGGCTGCCGAGCCGGCGGTGGAGGAGAAGCCCAAGCGCACGCGCCGCACCCGCAAGCGGGTGGAGGCGGAGCCGGTGGCGCCGGCCGCCGCCGAGGCCGAGCTGCCGGGGGCCGGTGTGGAGCCGGCCGGAGCCGAGCCCGCCGCCGTGGAGCAGGTTGCCGCTGAGCAGGTGGCTGCCGAGCCGGCGGTGGAGGAGAAGCCCAAGCGCACCCGCCGCACCCGCAAGCGGGTGGAGACCGAGCCCGCCGCCGAGGTGAGCGCCCCGACCGAGCCCGCCGCCGAGCCGGCCGCGGCCGAGCCCGCCGCCGTGGAGCAGGTTGCCGCTGAGCAGGTGGCTGCCGAGCCGGCGGTGGAGGAGAAGCCCAAGCGCACCCGCCGCACCCGCAAGCGGGTTGAGGCCGAGCCCGCCGCCGAGGTCGCGGAGCCGGTCGCCGCCGCGGAGCCCGCCGCCGCCGAGCCGGTCGCCGAGGCCGCCGAGGTTCCCGCGGTCGAGGCCGAGGCCGAGGCGGCCGAGGTTCCGGAGACCGAGGAGGAGCCGGAGCAGCCGGTCGAGCCGGAGGCGGCGGAGCCGCAGCCGGAGCCCGAGCCGCAGCCCGAGGCCGCCCCGGCACGCCGGCCGCGCCGCGCCGTGCGGCCGGTCACCGCCCTCTTCCAGCCGCCGGTCTTCCAGGCGCCCGCTCCGGTGGAGGTGCCGCAGCCGGCGCCCGCGCCGAGCGCCACCGAGGAGGAGCGCCAGCGCGCGGAGGCGGCCGAGTCGTACCGCGCCGAGGACGAGCGCGAGGACCACGAGGAGGAGGAGACCGCCGAGCGCGGCCGCCGCCGCCGTCGTGGCGGTCGCCGTCGCCGTCGCGGCGGGGAGGCCCCGGAGGAGGTCGAGACCGCCGAGACCGAGGAGGCGGGCGCCGAGGCGGCCGCCGAGGAGGGCCCGGAGCAGCCGGCCGAGCGCGTCCGCACCCGGCGCCGTCGTGGCGCGGCCGAGCCGGCGGAGGCCGCCGAGCGGGCCGAGGGCGACGAGGACGAGAGCGTCGAGGCCGGCGAGTACCTCGAGAGCGAGGAGGAGGCCGCCGGCTACGAGGAGGAGGCCGAGGTCGTCGGCGGCACCGGCAGCCGCCGCCGCCGTCGCCGCCGCCGTCGCGGCGGAGAGGCCCAGCTGGAGGAGCGCGCCACCGACGACCCGGAGCGGACCGTGGTGAAGGTGCGCGAGCCGCGCCGTCGCCGCGAGGAGCCGGCGGAGACCGTCGACGAGGTGCGCTCGATCAAGGGCTCGACCCGTCTGGAGGCGAAGAAGCAGCGCCGCCGGGAGGGCCGCGAGCAGGGCCGCCGTCGCGTGCCGATCATCACCGAGGCCGAGTTCCTGGCCCGCCGTGAGTCCGTGGAGCGGGTCATGGTGGTGCGCCAGGCCGGCGAGCGGACCCAGATCGGCGTGCTGGAGGACGGCGTCCTCGTCGAGCACTACGTCAACAAGGAGCAGTCCAGCTCCTACGTCGGCAACGTCTACCTCGGGCGCGTGCAGAACGTGCTGCCCTCGATGGAGGCGGCGTTCGTCGACATCGGCAAGGGCCGCAACGCCGTGCTCTACGCCGGCGAGGTCAACTTCGACGCGGTCGGCGTGAAGGGCCACGGCCCGCGCCGGATCGAGGCCGCCCTGAAGTCCGGGCAGCCGGTGCTGGTGCAGGTCACCAAGGACCCGATCGGCCACAAGGGCGCCCGGCTGACCAGCCAGGTCTCGCTGCCCGGCCGCTACCTGGTGTACGTGCCCGAGGGCTCGATGACCGGCATCAGCCGCAAGTTGCCGGACACCGAGCGGGCCCGCCTGAAGCAGATCCTGAAGAAGGTCGTGCCGGACGACGCCGGCGTCATCGTGCGGACCGCCGCCGAGGGCGCCAGCGAGGAGGAGCTGACCCGCGACGTCGAGCGGCTCCAGGCGCAGTGGGAGGAGATCAAGCGCAAGGCCGAGACGGCGAACGCGCCGGCCCTCCTGTACGGCGAGCCGGACATGACCGTGCGGGTCGTCCGCGACATCTTCAACGAGGACTTCAGCAAGGTCATCGTCTCCGGCGACGGCGCCTGGGAGACGGTGCACGGCTACGTCTCGCACGTCGCCCCGGACCTGGTGGACCGCTTGCAGAAGTGGACCAGCGAGGTGGACGTCTTCGCCACCTACCGGATCGACGAGCAGCTGATGAAGGCGCTCGACCGCAAGGTGTGGCTGCCCTCGGGCGGCTCCCTGGTGATCGACCGCACCGAGGCGATGGTCGTCATCGACGTCAACACCGGGAAGTTCACCGGCCAGGGCGGCAACCTGGAGGAGACCGTCACCCGGAACAACCTGGAGGCGGCCGAGGAGATCGTGCGCCAGCTGCGGCTGCGCGACCTCGGCGGCATCATCGTCGTGGACTTCATCGACATGGTGCTGGAGTCCAACCGCGACCTGGTGCTGCGCCGGCTGCTGGAGTGCCTGGGCCGTGACCGGACCAAGCACCAGGTGGCCGAGGTGACCTCGCTCGGTCTGGTGCAGATGACCCGCAAGCGGGTCGGCCAGGGCCTGCTGGAGTCGTTCTCGGAGACCTGCGACCACTGCAACGGCCGGGGCGTGCTGCTGCGGATGGGTCCGGGCGGTGTGCCGACCGCCGCCGGTGTCGGCGGAGCGGCCGCGGCGGTGGCCGCCGGTGGCAAGCGCAAGCGGAAGAAGGGCGCGCAGCCGCAGGAGCAGCCGGAGCGGGTCGTCGCCGAGGTGGAGGCCCCGGCGGAGGCCGAGGAGGCCGTCGCCGAGGTGGCCGCGGAGGCGCCGGAGGTGACCGAGGCTCCCGCCGCGGCCCAGCCGCCGGCGGCGGTCGCGGAGCCGGTGAGCGCGCCGGAGTTCGTGTCCGAGCCGGAGCCCGCGGCCGCCGCGGGCGCGGTGAAGCCGGTCGAGGCCGGCCGGCCGACCCGCGGTCGGCGCCGCGCGGCGCGTCGCGCCATGGCGCCGGCGGGCTCGCCGAGCGGAGCGCCCTCGACGCCGGTGGTCGTGGTGGTCGACTCGACGCCGCGCGCGGCCCGTGAGGAGGCGCCGGCCGAGGCGGCGGAGGCGGACATAGCCACCGTGGCCGAGGCCGCCCCGCCGGCCCCGGTGCCCGCGCCGGCTCAGGCCGAGCCGGAGCCGGCGCGGGAGGACGAGGGCGCGCCTGAGCCGGCGGTGGTCGCCCCGGCGGCGGTCACCCCCGGGGTGCCGACGGAGGCGACCGAGGCGGAGCCCGCCACGGCGGTGGCCCCTGGGGCCGAGCAGGCCGAGGTCGAGCAGGCCGAGGCGGCCCCGGCCGAGGCCGAGCAGGCCGAGGCGCCGGCGCGCAAGGCACCGGCCCGCAAGACCGCCGCGAAGAAGGCGGCCACGGCCAAGAAGACGGCCGCGAAGAAGACCGCCGCCAAGAAGACGGTCGCCAAGAAGGCGCCGGCCAGGCGGACGGCGGCCGCGAAGGTCGCCGCGGCGGAACAGGCCGCGGGGGACCAGGCGGTGGCCGAGCTGCCGGCGGTCTCCGAGACGGCCGGTGCCCCCGCCGAGGCGGTGGCCGCCCCGGCGGCGCCCGCGGAGCCCTCCGGGGCCGAGCCGGCCGCCCCCGAGGCGCCGACGCCGGCCGAGGTCCCCGCGGGTGCCGAGGCCGCCGAGGCGGCCGAGCCGGCGGCCCGCAAGGCCCCCGCGCGCAAGACGGCCGCCCGCAAGACCACGGCCAAGAAGGCCGCCCCGGCGGCCAAGAAGGCCGCGGCCAAGAAGACCCCGGCGCGTCGGACGGCGAAGAAGGCCGCGCCGGCCGCCACGGAATCCACGGACGCCCCGGCGGAGGCCGGGGCGGAGGTGGAGGCCGGCAGCACCACCCGGGCCGGCGGGGAACCGGCCTGA
- the proB gene encoding glutamate 5-kinase → MLSARRIVVKVGSSSLTTAAGGLDADRVDALVDAVAARRAEGCEIVLVSSGAIAAGLAPLGLARRPADLARQQAAASVGQGLLVARYTASFARYGVRVGQVLLTPDDVIRRAHYRNALRTLDQLLSMGAVPVVNENDTVATDEIRFGDNDRLAALVSHLVRADLLVLLSDVDALYDGDPSRPGTSRIAEVRGPEDLAGVEVGSAGKAGVGTGGMVTKLDAARIATSAGIPVVLAAARHARDALAGQPTGTLFHRTGPRTANRLLWLAHATEGRGTLRLDAGAVDAVVRRRLSLLPAGLTGVEGDFSAGDPVDLIDENGHIVARGLVNFDARELPVLLGRSTHELAKEYGPEYEREVVHRDDLVLLDG, encoded by the coding sequence GTGCTCTCCGCCCGCCGCATCGTCGTCAAGGTCGGCTCCTCCTCCCTCACCACCGCCGCCGGCGGCCTGGACGCCGACCGCGTCGACGCCCTGGTGGACGCCGTCGCGGCCCGCCGCGCCGAGGGCTGCGAAATCGTGCTGGTCTCCTCCGGCGCGATCGCCGCCGGCCTCGCCCCCCTCGGCCTCGCCCGCCGCCCCGCCGACCTCGCCCGGCAGCAGGCCGCGGCCAGCGTCGGGCAGGGCCTGCTGGTGGCCCGCTACACCGCCTCCTTCGCCCGCTACGGCGTCCGCGTCGGCCAGGTCCTGCTGACCCCGGACGACGTCATCCGCCGCGCCCACTACCGCAACGCCCTGCGCACCCTGGACCAGCTGCTGTCCATGGGCGCCGTGCCGGTGGTGAACGAGAACGACACCGTGGCCACCGACGAGATCCGGTTCGGCGACAACGACCGGCTCGCCGCGCTCGTCTCCCACCTGGTGCGCGCCGACCTGCTGGTGCTGCTCTCCGACGTCGACGCGCTCTACGACGGCGACCCCTCCCGGCCGGGCACCAGCCGCATCGCCGAGGTACGCGGCCCCGAGGACCTCGCTGGCGTCGAGGTCGGCAGCGCCGGCAAGGCCGGCGTGGGCACCGGCGGCATGGTCACCAAGCTGGACGCCGCCCGGATCGCCACCTCCGCCGGCATCCCCGTGGTGCTCGCGGCCGCCCGGCACGCCAGGGACGCGCTGGCCGGCCAGCCGACCGGAACCCTGTTCCACCGCACCGGTCCGCGCACCGCCAACCGGCTGCTGTGGCTGGCCCACGCCACCGAGGGGCGGGGCACGCTCCGCCTAGACGCCGGCGCCGTGGACGCCGTGGTGCGCCGCCGGCTCTCCCTGCTCCCGGCCGGCCTGACCGGCGTCGAGGGTGACTTCTCGGCGGGCGACCCGGTTGACCTTATCGACGAAAACGGCCACATCGTCGCCCGGGGACTGGTCAACTTTGATGCGAGGGAACTGCCCGTGCTCCTCGGCCGGTCCACCCACGAGCTGGCCAAGGAGTACGGCCCGGAGTACGAACGGGAGGTCGTGCACCGCGACGACCTCGTGCTGCTGGACGGCTGA
- a CDS encoding SCO2584 family spore wall biosynthesis protein — protein sequence MPDDLGDVPQPEGRSGDHGGADDEFASLVLDDAFVRAAAVHEPSAQERLRPAVDGPAGFGPSAITTSGSGPAPRGFGRTGRARWARDPRSGDRFDPDDYDDDPEAELVYGAGLRPWRPVDHSRWHRFIAWILALVMGVGVLALAAAAVYRGTNANPAVTNPDGRNQQGPSGGTGQPGEAERFSGTGQPDGLPGQELSPRESGSWVRLDDRSVVLTPG from the coding sequence GTGCCCGATGACTTGGGGGATGTGCCGCAGCCGGAAGGCCGAAGCGGCGACCACGGCGGGGCGGATGACGAGTTCGCCAGCCTGGTCCTCGACGACGCCTTCGTCCGAGCAGCGGCCGTACACGAACCGTCCGCGCAGGAACGACTTCGACCCGCCGTCGACGGCCCGGCCGGTTTCGGCCCATCGGCGATCACGACCTCCGGCTCCGGTCCCGCGCCGCGTGGTTTCGGCCGCACCGGGCGGGCGCGTTGGGCCCGCGATCCCCGCTCCGGCGACCGCTTCGATCCGGACGACTACGACGACGATCCAGAGGCCGAACTGGTCTACGGGGCCGGGCTGCGGCCCTGGCGGCCGGTCGACCACAGCCGCTGGCACCGCTTCATCGCGTGGATCCTCGCGCTGGTGATGGGGGTGGGCGTGCTGGCCCTCGCGGCGGCGGCGGTCTACCGGGGCACCAACGCCAACCCGGCGGTCACCAACCCGGACGGACGGAACCAGCAGGGCCCCTCCGGTGGGACCGGGCAGCCCGGCGAGGCGGAGCGGTTCAGCGGGACCGGCCAGCCGGACGGGCTGCCGGGGCAGGAACTCTCACCCCGGGAGAGCGGTTCCTGGGTGCGGCTGGACGACCGGTCGGTGGTCCTCACCCCGGGCTGA
- a CDS encoding glutamate-5-semialdehyde dehydrogenase, whose protein sequence is MTSEQAIDRTSVTAAARRARTAAEALAPLPRSVKDAALQVIADALVAATEAIVAANAEDVRRAREAGTAESVIDRLTLDAGRIAGIASDIRDVADLPDPVGEVVRGSTLPNGLELRQIRVPLGVVGIVYEARPNVTVDAAALCLKSGNAVLLRGSSSAAASNRALVEVMRGALAEAGLPEDAVQLLSSESRESVKELMRARGLVDVLIPRGGASLIRAVVEESTVPVIETGVGNCHVYVDAEADLAMAVDILVNSKAQRPSVCNAAETVLVHEAVAADFLPMALAALAEAGVTVHGDEATQRIAARAVGEGALREGVVVPAVAEDWDTEYLSYDIAAAVVPSLDAAVAHIRRHSSGHTEAIVTRSLRRSRRFVQAVDSTAVMVNASTRFTDGGQFGFGAEIGISTQKLHARGPMGLPELTSTKYVVTGDGHVRGGGGVTSC, encoded by the coding sequence ATGACTTCCGAGCAGGCCATCGACCGCACCTCCGTGACCGCCGCCGCCCGACGCGCCAGGACCGCCGCCGAGGCGCTGGCGCCGCTCCCGCGCAGCGTCAAGGACGCCGCCCTCCAGGTGATCGCGGACGCGCTGGTCGCCGCCACGGAGGCCATCGTCGCCGCCAACGCCGAGGACGTGCGCCGGGCCCGCGAGGCCGGCACCGCCGAGTCGGTGATCGACCGCCTCACCCTGGACGCCGGCCGGATCGCCGGCATCGCCTCCGACATCCGGGACGTCGCCGACCTGCCCGACCCGGTCGGCGAGGTGGTGCGCGGCTCGACCCTCCCCAACGGGCTGGAGCTGCGGCAGATCCGGGTCCCGCTCGGTGTCGTCGGCATCGTCTACGAGGCGCGGCCGAACGTCACGGTGGACGCGGCGGCGCTGTGCCTGAAGTCCGGCAACGCCGTGCTGCTGCGCGGTTCCTCCTCCGCGGCGGCCTCCAACCGCGCGCTGGTCGAGGTGATGCGCGGGGCGCTCGCCGAGGCCGGGCTGCCCGAGGACGCGGTGCAGCTGCTGTCGTCGGAGAGCCGGGAGAGCGTCAAGGAGCTGATGCGGGCGCGGGGCCTGGTCGACGTGCTGATCCCGCGCGGCGGTGCCTCGCTGATCCGCGCGGTGGTGGAGGAGTCCACCGTCCCGGTCATCGAGACCGGGGTGGGCAACTGCCACGTCTACGTCGACGCCGAGGCCGACCTGGCGATGGCCGTGGACATCCTGGTCAACTCCAAGGCGCAGCGGCCCAGCGTCTGCAACGCCGCGGAGACGGTGCTGGTGCACGAGGCGGTCGCCGCGGACTTCCTGCCGATGGCGCTGGCGGCCCTGGCGGAGGCCGGGGTCACGGTGCACGGCGACGAGGCGACCCAGCGGATCGCGGCGCGGGCGGTCGGCGAGGGCGCGCTCCGCGAGGGCGTGGTGGTTCCGGCCGTCGCCGAGGACTGGGACACCGAGTACCTCTCGTACGACATCGCGGCCGCCGTGGTGCCCTCGCTGGACGCGGCGGTGGCGCACATCCGGCGGCACTCCAGCGGGCACACCGAGGCCATCGTGACCCGCTCGCTGCGGCGCTCCCGCCGGTTCGTGCAGGCCGTCGACTCCACCGCGGTGATGGTCAACGCCTCGACCCGGTTCACCGACGGCGGCCAGTTCGGCTTCGGGGCGGAGATCGGCATCTCCACGCAGAAGCTGCACGCCCGCGGGCCGATGGGCCTGCCGGAGCTGACCTCCACCAAGTACGTGGTGACCGGTGACGGCCATGTGCGCGGCGGTGGCGGCGTGACCAGCTGCTGA